The Acidiferrobacter thiooxydans sequence CAGAGGCGGCGGTGGCCGTGCCCGAGGAGCGCTTCCCCAAGGACCCGCAGGAGAATCTCATTTATTTTATCGAGAAGAACGCGCCCAACCTTGAGACCTGGAAGCGCGAAATTCTGCGCATCGTGCGCAAGATCGCCCAGTACCTTTACCCGCAGGGTCAGACGAAGATCATGAACGAAGGCTTTGCATGCTTTGTGCATTATCACGTCATGCACAGTCTGCATGCCATGGGACTCATCGGAGATGGCGCGCTGCTCGAGTTCTACGCAAGCCACACGGCGGTGATCTTCCAGCCGGACTTCGACAGCCGCCGCTATAGCGGTATAAACCCGTACGCTTTGGGATTTGCGATATTTCAGGACATAAAGCGCATATGCGTGAACCCCACGAATGAGGATCGCGAGTGGTTCGCGTTCGCCGGAGATCCCGACTGGCGCAAGCATATCCATTTTGCGATGCGAGAATTTCGTGACGAAAGCTTCATCTTGCAATACCTGTCACCCAAGGTGATGCGCGACCTGCACCTCTTTGCCCTGGAGAACGACCCGCAGGCCGAGGCCTATCGGGTGACGGCCGTGCACGACGATCAGGGTTATCAGTATCTGCGCAGCGCCCTGGCTCGCCAGATTGCCGAGAGCGCACGTTCGGCCGATATCGAGGTCGTGGCGGTCAACCGCTGGGGCGACCGCCACTTGCATTTAAAGAAGATGGACGAATACCCCCTGGATCAGGTCGAGGCCAAGAAAACACTCGATCATATCGCGCGATTATGGGGCTACGATGTGCATCTGGACGCAGGCGACGTGGTCATGATAGCGCGGGCCAAGGCCGCGGGCGCTTGAGCGGGACCTCAGGGCGCGCGTCGGAGAATGGGCGGGGCGTCGAGACGTTGTTCTTGTGTCGCCAGCAGACCCATGAGTTCACGGAAGTGGCGGTCTTCGGCGAACCACGGGAAGGCGCGCGGGAACGCCGGGTCTTGCCAGCGGCGCGCGAGCCAGGCGTTGTAGTGCAGGAGTCGAGCGGTGCGCAAGGGTTCTATCAGACGCAACTGCGCCGGATCGAAGTCGCGGAATAGTTCGTAACCCTGAAGGAGCGCAGCAAGCGCCTCCTCCTGCTCGGTCTGGTCTCCAGGTAGCAGCATCCACAGATCTTGGATCGCGGGCCCGTTCAGGCAGTCGTCGAAATCGACCAGCGTGAGGCCGGAGTCGTTGGTCAAGACGTTGCCGGCATGACAGTCGCCATGCAATCGCAGGTGGGGGGCGCCGACATCGGCAAATGCCGCCGCCACCAAGGCGCGTAGCCGGGCGGTGGTGGCCAAAAACGCTGGCCGCAGATCGGCGGGTAGAAACGGGCAGTCGGCGAGGGTGGTTATGGCGGGATCCACGAACGATGCCACGTCGAGGGTCGGTCGCGCCGTGAACCGGCCGGCGCCGATGAGATGCAGCCGCCCGAGGTGGCGGCCGAGGGTCTGGCGCTCGCTCGGGGTCTCGACGCAGCCGGCGCGTCCGGGCCGCCAGGGAAACACGGCAAATCGGTAGGATCCGGCATGAAACAATGTCTCGCCGTCGCGTGCAAGGGGCGCCACGGCCGGGATCTCCGCGTCCACGAGCTCCTGCAGAAAGCCATGCTCTTCTGCGATCGCGGTGTCCGTCCAGCGGTTGGGACGGTAGAATTTGACCGCCCACGGGACGTCCTCGGTCTCGATCTTGTAGACGCGGTTTTCGTAACTGGCGAGCGCCTGAAAACCCCCTGTGGGGGCAAGACCGACGGTCTCGGCGGCGCTCAGGATGAGTTCCGGCGTAAGGTCGGCATAGGGGGTGGTGGAGGTCACGTCGCGATCGTATGGCATAACCTAGTATAGCGCGCGAGACCGGCGATCGCCGCCGCCGGCCGTTGGGTGAGCCGGCGGTCATGGGCGCGGGGCCTAAGGCCCGACAGACGCGGGTTAGCGCATGGTGACGAGTTCCTCGGCGCTCGTCGGGTGAATGGCGAGCGTATCGTCCAGGTCCTTTTTGGTGGCCCCCATCTTGATGGCCACCGCAAAGCCCTGCAGCATCTCGTCTGCGGCCTCGCCGATGATGTGCAGGCCCACGACGCGCTCCTCGCGACCGACCGTCACGAGCTTCATGGCGGTACGATGCGGTTCCTTGCTGAATGCCTGGGTCATGGGCGCAAACCGTGTGCGGTAGACCTTGACCGCATCCGGGCCATGGCGGTCGCGGGCCTCGGGTTCGGTCAACCCCACGCTTCCAATCGGGGGATGGCTGAACACCACCGTAGGAATGAGGTCATAGTCGAGACGCCGGTCCGGCTGGCCGCCGAACAGGCGGTCGGCAAGCCGCCGGCCGGCGGCAATCGCGACCGGTGTGAGGGCCGCGCGACCGGTGAGGTCGCCGATCGCGTAGAGGCCGGGCACGGCCGTATTCTGAAAGGGATCGGTTGCGATGATCCCGTTGTCAGCCGGCGTGATGCCGGCCTTGTCGAGCCCGAGGGCGTCGGTGTTGGGGATACGCCCTACTGCCCAGAGCACGGTATCGAGGCCGCAGAGGGTCTCGCCGTCTTTATAGCGGAGGCTTAGCGTGTCGTCGGCCTTATCGATGCCGGCGACGTGGCGCTGGGGCAGCAGATTGATACCGGCGGTGGTCAGGGCGTCCGTGAGACCCTCGCGGAGCATGGGATCGAAGGTGGCCAGGAGGTGGACGCCGCGCATGACGAGCGACACCTCGCTGCCGAGTGCCCTCAACAGCGAGGCGAGCTCCACGGCGATATAGCCCGCGCCCACGACCGCGACCTTGCGTGGTCTTGCGGCGAGCGCGAAGAAGTCGTCGGATGTGAGGCCCCAAGCGGCCCCCGGTACCTCGGGAACCAGCGGACGGCTCCCGGTCGCCACGACGATGTGGTCGGCTTGGTAGCGGCCGCCGTCGACTTCGATCGTCCGGGGATCGACAAACCGTCCGTGTCCGGCGATCACGGTCACGCCGTTGTCGGCGAGCCCCGCGTGGTAGCGGCTATTCAACCGCGCGATGTAGGTATCGCGGGCGCGCTTGTGCGCCGCCCAGTCGAAGTCGCCCAGCAGCGGGGCAAAGCCGTAATCTCGTGCCGTTTGCGCGCACTGGTGCATATGCGCGGCATTCCAAAAAAGCTTCTTTGGTACGCACCCGACGTTGACGCAGGCGCCGCCCAGCGGTCCCTTTTCAATCAGGGCACAGCGTGCCCCATGGGCGGCCGCACGATTGGCGGTGGCGATGCCGCCGCTGCCCCCGCCCAGAATCAGCAGATCATAGTGTTCGGTCATGGCCGACCCCGGCTCAGACCCCCGGGCCACGCGTTCGTGGTAATACTGGTCTCGCGTGTCACGCAAGACCCAGATAGCGCGCGAGGTCGTCGGCCCCGCCGATGTGGCGGCCGCCGATGAAGACCTGCGGCACCGTGGAGCGGCCGGTGGTGGCGCGCAGGGTCCGCGAGCTCACGCCGGTTCCCTGGCCGGTGCGGATTTCCTCGAAGGCGATGCCGCGCTCCTTCAGCATGGCCTTGGCGCGAAAGCAGTGCGGGCAGCCCTCGCGCGTGAAGATCGTGACGAACTCGGGCTCTTTCGCCTGGGGGTTTATGTAGCGGAGCATGGTATCGGCGTCCGAGACCTCGAAGGGGTCTCCGGGCCGGTCCGGTTCTATGAACATTTTGACGATGACGCCGTCTTTGACAAGCATCGAGTAGCGCCAGGAGCGCTTGCCGAAACCGAGGTCCGACTTGTCGACCAGCATGCCCATGCCGGCTGCGAATTCACCGTTGCCATCGGGGATGAAAAGAAGATTTTCGGCGTTCTGATCTTTGGCCCAGGCCTCCATGACGAAGGCATCGTTCACCGACAGGCATACCACGGCATCGACGCCGTTGGCCTTGAAGACCGGGGCGAGCTCGTTGTAGCGCGGGACATGACTTGAAGAACAGGTCGGCGTGTAGGCCCCCGGCAGCGCAAACACCACCACCGTCTTTCCCGCGAACAGGTCGTTAGTGTGGGTGTCCTTCCAGTCACCACCGGCGCGGGTTTTGAAGATCACTGCGGGAACCCGTTGTCCCTCACGATTGGGATGTGACATAAGCCTCCTTGTTGTCGGCATGCGCATGGTGCGCGCGATCTTGTCTCGCGCGCGCTCGCTACCGGCGATGCGATATCGTCCGGATGCCCTCCGACCGCGGCCTTCGGCGCGATGCCGTGCTGTCTGGCACACGCCCCTGTGCCAAAGCTTAGCAGAGAGCTCGGCTTCCGGCACCTGCCACAAAGGCGCGTGCCGGATCCGCGCTCCGGGTAATGAACAACCCTCTGGGTTTAGCGGGCAATCCGTGGGATGGGTCGGCTCAACCGCGTTGTTGGGGGATGCCGTTGGGTTCGTCGCCCGGGAGCGGCGCGGGATTGTCGAGCGTGTGGTGGAGGTCACGTTCCGGGCGCTCGGCCCCTATGCCTTGGTATTGACGCTTGGTCTCTTCGGACTCGAAGTAAATCATGAGTGCGTCGGCGCCCTCGCCCTCGACCACATAGGGCTGCCCATCGGTGGGCGTCAAGGTCTTGCCGGTGACAGGATCGGTTCTCTCGATGCGCATATACCCCTCCAGCGTCCGTGAGTAAGGCCCCAGCATGCCGGATACCGTGGCCGGCATCATCGGCCTTTGGTCGTCTCGCTTGCGGTCCACTCGCCCATCCCGCGTGTGCCGCAAGATCGGCCAGTGGTGCTTGTGGGTTCATGAAGGCCTGCCGCCCTTGTCGTCTGCGGCCTCGCGAACGCGTTTGCGCGCATCGCCGGACAGGCGCTGTTCGGGATCATCCGGCACGGTCGAGCCGATCCGATGATGGAGGGCTGCGATATCGCGCGCATAGGCCCGGCATGGGGGACAGAGAAATAAATGGAGGCGCGTGGCCATGCGGGCCCAACCCTTGAGATCCTCGTCACGCGCCCGCGAGATGTTGCGCGCGACCTGACGACAGCCGAGCATCAGGTTCATGGACGTCTCGCGAGCCGATCGGCGATTACGGCTGCGGGCGTCACGGTACGGGGCGGTAGCGGTTGCCGCCGGCATCGCGGGCCGAAGGGTCTGGGCGCGGGATCGACGGCCAGGCCGCTTAAGGGGTGGTCGGCGCCTAGGGGAGGTCTTGCCAGAAAACGCCGGGGGACGCAGGCGCCGGTGCTCGTGCCGGTCTCTGGCGGGGTCAGAAAAGGTGACATCGGATTCTGCTATCAATCATGTGCGCGAAGGTGCGCGTGGTTCTTTTCCTGCCCCGACGTGCCTTGCGGGCCACATTCGTGTCTGGCAGGCGTGACGTTTCCGGCGGTAACAGGAGCATTCCTGATGCAGCGCCGCCGTTGCCGGACGGACTCACCAGGGGTAGGGCTGTTGCGGTTGCCAGCCGTTTCCTATTCAGCGCGGCGTTGAAGCTGTCGCGGCAACAGCCCTTTTTCTTGAACTTCGGTTCGTGCGCCGGTCTGCCGGCCTTGAGGTCGGCGACGAACCGGTTCCAGGCCTTGGTCAGATGCGCGAAGGGCTGCGTGTGCGCGTCCCGGTGGATGCCGCGCAACCACGATTGCCCGTTCTCGTCCTGCCACTGCGGGTCGGTGTATTTGATGGCG is a genomic window containing:
- a CDS encoding helix-turn-helix domain-containing protein, whose protein sequence is MPLTHKIALGPSPAQADYFKRAFGTARRVWNWALDEWNRQYAAGRNPNAMALKRPFNAIKYTDPQWQDENGQSWLRGIHRDAHTQPFAHLTKAWNRFVADLKAGRPAHEPKFKKKGCCRDSFNAALNRKRLATATALPLVSPSGNGGAASGMLLLPPETSRLPDTNVARKARRGRKRTTRTFAHMIDSRIRCHLF
- the gorA gene encoding glutathione-disulfide reductase, whose protein sequence is MTEHYDLLILGGGSGGIATANRAAAHGARCALIEKGPLGGACVNVGCVPKKLFWNAAHMHQCAQTARDYGFAPLLGDFDWAAHKRARDTYIARLNSRYHAGLADNGVTVIAGHGRFVDPRTIEVDGGRYQADHIVVATGSRPLVPEVPGAAWGLTSDDFFALAARPRKVAVVGAGYIAVELASLLRALGSEVSLVMRGVHLLATFDPMLREGLTDALTTAGINLLPQRHVAGIDKADDTLSLRYKDGETLCGLDTVLWAVGRIPNTDALGLDKAGITPADNGIIATDPFQNTAVPGLYAIGDLTGRAALTPVAIAAGRRLADRLFGGQPDRRLDYDLIPTVVFSHPPIGSVGLTEPEARDRHGPDAVKVYRTRFAPMTQAFSKEPHRTAMKLVTVGREERVVGLHIIGEAADEMLQGFAVAIKMGATKKDLDDTLAIHPTSAEELVTMR
- a CDS encoding SpoVR family protein, with product MADREAMLFTDNEWTFERIATVTERIAEIAERELALDTYPNQIEVITAEQMLDAYASTGLPMYYPHWSFGKQRAIETGQYRRGEMGLAYELVINSNPCISYLMEENTMVMQTLVIAHAAFGHNAFFKNNTFFQQWTDAEGILDYLEFGKTYIAHCEEQYGIDAVSEVIDAAHALNRNGVDRARRPQKLSTRDEQRRRRERAAFIEQHLSEIWRTLPGAAEAAVAVPEERFPKDPQENLIYFIEKNAPNLETWKREILRIVRKIAQYLYPQGQTKIMNEGFACFVHYHVMHSLHAMGLIGDGALLEFYASHTAVIFQPDFDSRRYSGINPYALGFAIFQDIKRICVNPTNEDREWFAFAGDPDWRKHIHFAMREFRDESFILQYLSPKVMRDLHLFALENDPQAEAYRVTAVHDDQGYQYLRSALARQIAESARSADIEVVAVNRWGDRHLHLKKMDEYPLDQVEAKKTLDHIARLWGYDVHLDAGDVVMIARAKAAGA
- a CDS encoding serine/threonine protein kinase, translated to MTSTTPYADLTPELILSAAETVGLAPTGGFQALASYENRVYKIETEDVPWAVKFYRPNRWTDTAIAEEHGFLQELVDAEIPAVAPLARDGETLFHAGSYRFAVFPWRPGRAGCVETPSERQTLGRHLGRLHLIGAGRFTARPTLDVASFVDPAITTLADCPFLPADLRPAFLATTARLRALVAAAFADVGAPHLRLHGDCHAGNVLTNDSGLTLVDFDDCLNGPAIQDLWMLLPGDQTEQEEALAALLQGYELFRDFDPAQLRLIEPLRTARLLHYNAWLARRWQDPAFPRAFPWFAEDRHFRELMGLLATQEQRLDAPPILRRAP
- a CDS encoding glutathione peroxidase, whose protein sequence is MSHPNREGQRVPAVIFKTRAGGDWKDTHTNDLFAGKTVVVFALPGAYTPTCSSSHVPRYNELAPVFKANGVDAVVCLSVNDAFVMEAWAKDQNAENLLFIPDGNGEFAAGMGMLVDKSDLGFGKRSWRYSMLVKDGVIVKMFIEPDRPGDPFEVSDADTMLRYINPQAKEPEFVTIFTREGCPHCFRAKAMLKERGIAFEEIRTGQGTGVSSRTLRATTGRSTVPQVFIGGRHIGGADDLARYLGLA